The Neobacillus sp. OS1-2 genome includes a window with the following:
- a CDS encoding 4Fe-4S binding protein encodes MSLLVNWLESLHIDLKISNKCSRKRHLRSTCTTCIEECKFEALTIQEQTIKVNRERCTSCGECLISCPLSAIEGIPLSREFDKCSLIYNEDYTPSVKELLIYKKRKIHSITIAENSLNQKWESVLNEVNRKLKILGDDPICVKQKNKEQMLSRRAFFTSLKKEMKNVARNMAPAKWKLDAEEWMITNYYPDFQFFKVEIDYNKCTLCQVCFAFCSQKVFNAGDSFLRINNEKCVNCTDCRDICPEHAIQIQVDFQENSKLVENFHKKKCRACGQLFFPLSRKGKNAIFVQAGILDG; translated from the coding sequence ATGTCTTTACTTGTTAATTGGCTTGAAAGCTTGCATATTGATTTAAAAATATCAAACAAATGCTCGAGAAAGAGACATCTTCGCTCAACATGTACAACTTGTATCGAAGAATGCAAGTTTGAAGCTTTAACCATTCAAGAACAAACCATTAAAGTAAATAGGGAACGCTGTACTTCATGTGGGGAATGCTTGATTTCCTGCCCATTATCAGCTATCGAAGGAATCCCTTTATCAAGGGAATTTGACAAGTGCAGTCTAATTTATAATGAAGACTACACTCCTTCTGTAAAAGAACTGCTGATTTATAAAAAAAGAAAAATCCATTCGATTACTATTGCAGAGAACTCCCTTAATCAAAAGTGGGAATCTGTTCTAAATGAAGTCAATCGGAAACTGAAAATTCTTGGCGATGATCCAATTTGTGTTAAGCAAAAAAATAAGGAACAAATGCTTTCAAGAAGAGCGTTTTTTACCTCATTGAAAAAGGAAATGAAGAATGTTGCAAGAAACATGGCACCGGCCAAATGGAAGCTGGATGCAGAGGAATGGATGATTACAAATTATTATCCGGATTTTCAATTCTTTAAAGTGGAGATTGATTATAACAAATGTACACTTTGCCAGGTATGTTTTGCTTTTTGCTCACAAAAGGTTTTTAATGCAGGCGATTCTTTTCTGCGTATTAATAATGAAAAGTGCGTAAACTGTACCGATTGTCGGGATATTTGTCCTGAACATGCTATTCAAATACAAGTGGATTTTCAAGAAAATAGTAAACTAGTTGAAAATTTTCATAAAAAGAAATGTCGAGCATGTGGGCAACTTTTTTTTCCTTTAAGCAGGAAAGGGAAAAATGCTATTTTTGTACAGGCAGGGATCCTGGATGGTTAA
- a CDS encoding DMSO/selenate family reductase complex B subunit has translation MVQLGFYINQSLCTGCKACSVSCKDKNNLHVGINFRRVYSFEEGNFIQQPSSGIVQNVKAFYFSIACNHCAQPKCTQSCPVGAISKDKDNGVVTIDQEVCQGTQLCVKACPYGAPQYNKKVFKSDKCDFCIDLQEKGEEPVCVSTCPMRAIEYGPIRELRKKYGNVSQIKGMPSDSLTHPNIVITPHRDAKMIQ, from the coding sequence TTGGTCCAGTTAGGATTTTATATAAATCAAAGTCTTTGCACTGGCTGTAAGGCCTGCAGTGTGTCATGTAAGGATAAAAATAATCTCCATGTAGGTATAAATTTTCGCAGAGTATATTCCTTTGAGGAAGGGAACTTCATCCAGCAGCCGTCAAGCGGAATAGTCCAAAATGTAAAAGCATTTTACTTTTCTATTGCTTGCAATCATTGCGCACAGCCTAAATGTACACAAAGCTGTCCAGTTGGGGCAATAAGTAAAGATAAAGATAATGGCGTGGTAACAATAGATCAAGAAGTATGTCAAGGAACACAATTATGTGTAAAGGCGTGTCCCTACGGGGCGCCGCAATATAATAAAAAGGTATTTAAATCTGATAAATGTGATTTTTGTATCGACCTCCAAGAAAAGGGCGAGGAACCTGTATGTGTGTCAACGTGTCCGATGAGGGCAATAGAATACGGTCCAATAAGAGAGCTGCGGAAAAAGTATGGGAATGTCAGCCAAATAAAAGGGATGCCAAGTGATTCGCTTACACATCCAAACATTGTGATAACACCGCATAGAGATGCAAAAATGATCCAGTAG